The genomic stretch TTAAACTGGCACTTTTTTAGCTAGGGCATtctttgtttttacatttttatttatatagtgcttttacaTAAACTCAAAGACGCTttggtattttgtgtgtgtgtttttgttatgCCTATCAGTTAAGGGTTTATCTAATCATGGCCTAATAGGGGTTGATTGTGGATTAAAGGAATTAGCCACAATTTGTGTCcctattttaaatacatttgaaatatgAGTACAATTTATTTCTCTCTTATAGTGTGCTCTAAATTTTGGCACAAGAACTGCTTTGCAAAATTTGAAAAGAATGATGAAGAACCACTTTCATGGGTgagtacagtatatttacagttttacttaTGAACCATCTCTCTTCACAAATGCTACATAGTGATTTTCTCTTTTCTGATACTAGGATATAGGATTTTCAAGTTCTGATGAGGAAGTGTCACTCTCAGATGAGGAATATGTCCCAGACTCAGACAGTGAATCGTGCAGTTCAGTGGAGTTAGCAGCAGGATATGTAAACAATGTCCAAAACAAATGTTCCTCAAATGAACAGAACGTGAAAGTTGCCACCTCAGAGTGCACCAAATCTCAGAAAACAAAGTTGAACCAGGAAGGTGTAAGCAAAGGTTCACAGTATTTGAAGGCCAGGGAAGTGTCTTGTTTAAATGAGGATGATTTATTTTGTTGTCTGGAGGAGTTGACAAGTGGAGAATCAGACAATGAGTCAGACAGTTCTGCAGAAGGGACAGATTTACTTTCAAGCACCAGTCAAGTTAAACGCCTTTCAGAGATCAAAAGATCATCAAAAGTTGACGTTTTAATTAATAGATCAGATCGTGTTTCTTTGCCCAGAAAAGACCATAAAACACCTACAAGTGAACAGCAGTTGGAAATAATAGGTGGTACTAGTGCACTTGATTTGCCTGGAGATTATAAGGATGTATCAGTGGCAGGAGCAAAGGGTAACATGGCTGGAGCTGAGAAATGTCTTCAATCATCAGACATTTCTTGTTCTGAAAATAAGaattactgttacatttgtgggAAACCACAGTCAAAAATATCTCGTCATTTAAAAACCCATTTGACTGAAGTTGAAGTTGCAGAAGCACTGTCATTTCCAAAACGCTCAAAAGAACGCAAAAGACTACTAGAAAAAATTCGGAACAAGGGGAACTATCGGCATAATTCCAATGTATTAGAGAAAGGAAATgggttgcttaaagtaaaacgaAGGCCAAACAAAGATTGTGATTCAAAACAGTTTGTGCATTGTATGTACTGCAAAGCAATGTTTGGGCGTAAAGAACTATGGCGACATGTGAGAAGATGTTCCTCAAAGCCAGGTTCAGTAAGTGAACATCAGGGACGGACCAGAGTGTTGGGTTTGGCTGCCATGGCAGAGTCTACATCTTTGCAGCAGATATCTGGAGGAGTTTGGAAGCTCTTGAGTGCAATGAAGCAAGATGACATATCTTCTGTTGTACGCAATGACTTCTGCATTCTTCAGCTAGCGCAGTCATTCTTCAACAAACATGGAAATGACCCTACCAAGTTTGAATATATTCGTCAGAAGCTTCGAGAAATTGGGAGGTTTTTGATAACATTGCGCAGTGAGTCCTCTATATACAGCCTTGAGGAAGCTATAAAACCAGCTAATTTCCAGCATGTTATTGAAGCTGTGAAGAAAGTGTCAGGTCATGACGAAGAAAAAAACTACTACCAAAGGCCAAGCCTAGCATTGAAATTGGGCCACACATTGCAAAAGGTCTGCGAGCTCATCCACTGCAGAGGTCTAATGGCAGAAGATGAAGAGTTAATTAAGTCaactgagacattcagaaagctATATACCACCAAGTGGTCTGAGCTAATATCACACAGGGCTTTAAGCACAATGAATGAAGCAAAATTCAATAAACCGTCAACACTGCCTTTCACTCATGATGTTCAGCTCCTTCATAAACACCTGGAAACTACTGCCAATGCAGCATCTGAAAACCTGAAAAAAACATCATCATCACAAAGTTATGCAGAACTTGCAAAAGCTACCCTTGCAAGGGTAATTATTTTCAATCGTAGGCGTGCCGGTGAAGTATCTAAAATGCAGCTCAAAAGCTTCCAGGAAAGAGAGAACACACTACTTCACGCAGATGTTGCAGTAGGTCTTTCCAAATTTGAGCAGAAACTCTGTAGTCATTTTAGTAGAGTTGAAATCAGAGGTAAAAGAGGTCGAAAGGTTGCTGTCCTCCTCACACCAGATATGGTAGATGCCCTAACACTTCTGGTGAATAAAAGAACAGAGTGTGCGGTTCAGGATAACTGCTTCTTGTTTGCTAGACCCAAATGCCAGAGTCATTACAGAGGTCAAGATTGCTTGCGGCTCTATGCAACTCAGTGTGGTGCTCAAAATCCACAACATCTCAGGTCAACACATTTGCGCAAACACGTGGCCACTCTATCACAAATTCTTAATTTGAAAAACAATGAATTAGATCAAGTTGCTGACTTCTTGGGGCACGATATTCGTGTACACCGTGAGTATTACAGGCTTCCAGAAGCGACAACTCAGCTGGCAAAAATATCCAAACTTCTGCTTGCTATGGAAAAAGGGTGTCTCCCTAACTTTCAAGGCAAATCACTCGATGAAATTGAAATTGAAGGTACGCTTTTGTACAGTATCTACTTCTATGTCCTTTTCATGATAAATATGTGAAATCTGAGCACATTCATCTGGATTGGTTAACTATATGCACCTCAGATACTTTTAAAACATGAGCATAATATGTTTTGTAGCATCATTGTCCCAGTTTAGTTCAATTtgatttctttgtttaagatgagatcaacttaactgatggcAGTGATGGAACTGAACCTGACAGTGATACAGAGGATGCTACCTTGGGCACACCAAGACTGAATGGTATTTTTAAAGTATTTTCATGCATTCTGCAGTGTTAGCAGcatattcagtttatttttcttcCATGTTCTACTAGTATTGTTTGCATGTATACTGACTGAGCAGTTCCATATTCTTACAGAAAGTCAAAGCATTCAGCCAGCTACAGAAGATAATGCTGGAGGCTCAACAGATTCCATCAGTGGTAACTTTCAGTATAATTCCGATTTTTTTATGGAAAGAAGCTTGATTACCGAGACAATAAGTTTGTCCACTGCTAAGTGGTATATTTGGCTGGCGTTGTGGCACATCTTACACGTTGCCATAGATTCTGATGCTTTTGGGACTTGTGGCAACATGAATGGTGTTCCCCAAAGCCATTTGTAGTAAAGGAGTGAGGAAGGGTCTGGGTTTTTGGTTTGCCTGCCAGAATCTCACAGGAGATGTCTCAAGGGGTTCGTATAGCTAGAGAAGACAATGCAACAGTTGTGACGTGTAGGATGGAGACTGGCAGTGGtgaactcttgtctgtaagattCTCATCCTTCCTCCAAGGTTTATAGCTGGTATCAGCATCTATATATTAAAGACCAATTTAACTATGCCCAAGTTCTTGTTCAGGCATGCCCTACTAGGAAGTGAATCTATGTTGGGATTTTTTGGCAGGTGATCAGTGGCAAGAAAACCTTGTAGTCTGTACAATCATCATAAGAGTAAAGCAACACAACTGAGTCAGGACTTTTGTCACAGGTCTCTAGGGAGGTCATTTTTCTCAGTGAGTTTTAGTGGTGGGGGACCTTTGCTGAAAAAGAGCCATATGGAGAGCTACTCTGGATCAATCTGGATTTCCCTCTGTCTCCCATCAAGTAACATTCATGTAGTGACATTCATGCTGTTTCTCTTATTTGCAATATTCTATGTGTTGAATTCTTGCCTTATTTAGCCAGTTAATATGTGTAATTAATTTGGGTATGACCTGGGTATGAATCCATCTTTAAACCATTGTGAAGCTCAGCTTTCTAAACCTTGGATAACATAACTTTTAAATGTCTGTGTGCTAATTAAATGGAATAATGTTAAGTTTAACATTACTACAGATTATAGCACAGGAATTCTGGTGTCATTCTTCATAAATGACTATTTTTATATCCTTTGTAATTAATACACAAATTTAGCTTTTCGATACAGGTTGTATGCATTCTTTACTGAAAGAACTGCCCTACACATGCAACTGTAGTAAATTATATCCCAGCTCAACATTATCATTCTCAGCAATCTCATGTATAACTACTTCAGTTATttgtatgtgtttgcatctaaaTAATACtgactgatttgttttttttctgtgacagTGGGCCAGGTTTTTACAGCAGCAATTAAAACCTCAAAGAAGAAGTCGCGAACACAGTGGTCAAAACAGGAGGTGACAGCtgtattgaaacattttaaagaTCATATAACCAAAGGAAAACTGGCAACAATGGCAGAGTGTCAGCAGTGCAAGTCAGCTGAGGACCCTGTTCTGGCAGGGCGCACTGTACAAAATATAAGAGATTTTGTTAGAAATAGAGGGATCACACTAAAAAGGAAAACCATGTCTAAttgaatatatattattttctatagaggcaaAAATGCCAAGGAGAAAAATATTGTTTATTTCTAATTTTTGGGGAGTAAAGAATTTGCCCTCGTGTCATGCACTCTTAAGTTGCAGAAAGTCTTTTGTTACAAgttataataaaaaattaattattttaatattaatattttaatttcacGTTAGTACTTGTGCATAAGTAATCTGCATTTCATTAATCAGGAAAAaagtcatttttgtttttgtgcatATTCGAGGTCCAATAAAACATCACTGACCTTCTAGCACAGTGAATggacatgtttgtgtgtgtgttcatttgaTGTCCTGGAAAATCATGTATGACCTCACAAACAATGTTCTCGTCGTAGGAGGGAGTTTCTTGGGAGGTTCCCATATGCTACCATAGTGTCAGGTGGTAATGTAAAGAGCTTCATTTACTTTAGAATTAATATGAAGTGATATTTGTGTTGTGcaaagcaaaataatttttttgatGTTTACAGCACTTCTCTAGAGCAAAGGGAAAGGTGGGTCCCCTAAAACCATGTTTCAACTGGTTTGGGAGGCAAAGTCCTCTTAAGACTTAAAAAcccgtatgtgtgtgtctgtgtgtgtgtgtgtctgtgtgtgtgtctgtgtgtgtgtgtgtctgtgtgtgtgtgtctgtgtgtgtgcgtgtgtgtctgtgtgtgtgtgtgtgcgtgtgtgtgtgtgtgtctgtgtgtctgtgtgtgtgtctgtgtgtgtctgtgtgtgtgtctgtgtgtgtctgtgtgtgtgcgtgtgtgtgtctgtgtgtgtgtctgtgtgtgtgtgtgtgtctgtgtgtctgtgtgtgtgtctgtgtgtgtgcgtgtgtgtctgtgtgtctgtgtgtgtgtgtgtgcgtgtgtgtctgtgagtgtgtgtgtgtgtgtgtgtgtgtgtgtgtgtgtgtgtgtgtgtctgtgtcctgggggtcagactggagaacctggcggaggtgtctgagaggagaatgctgaaaaagcttctcagcatcatggacaacccctcccaccccatgtACGCAGACATGATGggtcatcagagctcccacagcaaaAGACTAACTGCCTCCAAATGCAGAACCGAACGACACAGGAAATCCTTCTTACCTGTGGCAATAAGACTGTATAACTCTTCCTCATTTTGTAGGTGATTTTTTCAGA from Brienomyrus brachyistius isolate T26 unplaced genomic scaffold, BBRACH_0.4 scaffold63, whole genome shotgun sequence encodes the following:
- the LOC125725220 gene encoding uncharacterized protein LOC125725220 isoform X4 — translated: MASSKLRSRKLSPKQEAAYFISACKDKDGLYVKYINSYKGRGVYSRFHFERGDFLLEYRGQLISRHECESRQKIYHDALKVFMFEFYFNGKLFCIDAARDDGSLGRLVNDDHVSPNSKMKKITISGKPHLCLFATRSISPGEEITYNYGDSDWPWRCKVATEKDQLHPKEQSTSSENITDVGMTTNVQLLPEGQHADVLREETEEAVSEGDPCANTLMDNSSLSKEMEQNITDVGMTTNVQLFPEGQHADVLREETEEVATKLDFCKTGGHRSSFPNENVEKPCKHEVIHANFSSMDKCSACFGPVAPLKWIGLRCKVCSKFWHKNCFAKFEKNDEEPLSWDIGFSSSDEEVSLSDEEYVPDSDSESCSSVELAAGYVNNVQNKCSSNEQNVKVATSECTKSQKTKLNQEGVSKGSQYLKAREVSCLNEDDLFCCLEELTSGESDNESDSSAEGTDLLSSTSQVKRLSEIKRSSKVDVLINRSDRVSLPRKDHKTPTSEQQLEIIGGTSALDLPGDYKDVSVAGAKGNMAGAEKCLQSSDISCSENKNYCYICGKPQSKISRHLKTHLTEVEVAEALSFPKRSKERKRLLEKIRNKGNYRHNSNVLEKGNGLLKVKRRPNKDCDSKQFVHCMYCKAMFGRKELWRHVRRCSSKPGSVSEHQGRTRVLGLAAMAESTSLQQISGGVWKLLSAMKQDDISSVVRNDFCILQLAQSFFNKHGNDPTKFEYIRQKLREIGRFLITLRSESSIYSLEEAIKPANFQHVIEAVKKVSGHDEEKNYYQRPSLALKLGHTLQKVCELIHCRGLMAEDEELIKSTETFRKLYTTKWSELISHRALSTMNEAKFNKPSTLPFTHDVQLLHKHLETTANAASENLKKTSSSQSYAELAKATLARVIIFNRRRAGEVSKMQLKSFQERENTLLHADVAVGLSKFEQKLCSHFSRVEIRGKRGRKVAVLLTPDMVDALTLLVNKRTECAVQDNCFLFARPKCQSHYRGQDCLRLYATQCGAQNPQHLRSTHLRKHVATLSQILNLKNNELDQVADFLGHDIRVHREYYRLPEATTQLAKISKLLLAMEKGCLPNFQGKSLDEIEIEDEINLTDGSDGTEPDSDTEDATLGTPRLNESQSIQPATEDNAGGSTDSISVGQVFTAAIKTSKKKSRTQWSKQEVTAVLKHFKDHITKGKLATMAECQQCKSAEDPVLAGRTVQNIRDFVRNRGITLKRKTMSN
- the LOC125725220 gene encoding uncharacterized protein LOC125725220 isoform X5; this encodes MASSKLRSRKLSPKQEAAYFISACKDKDGLYVKYINSYKGRGVYSRFHFERGDFLLEYRGQLISRHECESRQKIYHDALKVFMFEFYFNGKLFCIDAARDDGSLGRLVNDDHVSPNSKMKKITISGKPHLCLFATRSISPGEEITYNYGDSDWPWRCKVATEKDQLHPKEQSTSSENITDVGMTTNVQLFPEGQHADVLREETEEVATKLDFCKTGGHRSSFPNENVEKQPCKHEVIHANFSSMDKCSACFGPVAPLKWIGLRCKVCSKFWHKNCFAKFEKNDEEPLSWDIGFSSSDEEVSLSDEEYVPDSDSESCSSVELAAGYVNNVQNKCSSNEQNVKVATSECTKSQKTKLNQEGVSKGSQYLKAREVSCLNEDDLFCCLEELTSGESDNESDSSAEGTDLLSSTSQVKRLSEIKRSSKVDVLINRSDRVSLPRKDHKTPTSEQQLEIIGGTSALDLPGDYKDVSVAGAKGNMAGAEKCLQSSDISCSENKNYCYICGKPQSKISRHLKTHLTEVEVAEALSFPKRSKERKRLLEKIRNKGNYRHNSNVLEKGNGLLKVKRRPNKDCDSKQFVHCMYCKAMFGRKELWRHVRRCSSKPGSVSEHQGRTRVLGLAAMAESTSLQQISGGVWKLLSAMKQDDISSVVRNDFCILQLAQSFFNKHGNDPTKFEYIRQKLREIGRFLITLRSESSIYSLEEAIKPANFQHVIEAVKKVSGHDEEKNYYQRPSLALKLGHTLQKVCELIHCRGLMAEDEELIKSTETFRKLYTTKWSELISHRALSTMNEAKFNKPSTLPFTHDVQLLHKHLETTANAASENLKKTSSSQSYAELAKATLARVIIFNRRRAGEVSKMQLKSFQERENTLLHADVAVGLSKFEQKLCSHFSRVEIRGKRGRKVAVLLTPDMVDALTLLVNKRTECAVQDNCFLFARPKCQSHYRGQDCLRLYATQCGAQNPQHLRSTHLRKHVATLSQILNLKNNELDQVADFLGHDIRVHREYYRLPEATTQLAKISKLLLAMEKGCLPNFQGKSLDEIEIEDEINLTDGSDGTEPDSDTEDATLGTPRLNESQSIQPATEDNAGGSTDSISVGQVFTAAIKTSKKKSRTQWSKQEVTAVLKHFKDHITKGKLATMAECQQCKSAEDPVLAGRTVQNIRDFVRNRGITLKRKTMSN
- the LOC125725220 gene encoding uncharacterized protein LOC125725220 isoform X2, encoding MASSKLRSRKLSPKQEAAYFISACKDKDGLYVKYINSYKGRGVYSRFHFERGDFLLEYRGQLISRHECESRQKIYHDALKVFMFEFYFNGKLFCIDAARDDGSLGRLVNDDHVSPNSKMKKITISGKPHLCLFATRSISPGEEITYNYGDSDWPWRCKVATEKDQLHPKEQSTSSENITDVGMTTNVQLLPEGQHADVLREETEEAVSEGDPCANTLMDNSSLSKEMEQNITDVGMTTNVQLFPEGQHADVLREETEEVATKLDFCKTGGHRSSFPNENVEKQPCKHEVIHANFSSMDKCSACFGPVAPLKWIGLRCKVCSKFWHKNCFAKFEKNDEEPLSWDIGFSSSDEEVSLSDEEYVPDSDSESCSSVELAAGYVNNVQNKCSSNEQNVKVATSECTKSQKTKLNQEGVSKGSQYLKAREVSCLNEDDLFCCLEELTSGESDNESDSSAEGTDLLSSTSQVKRLSEIKRSSKVDVLINRSDRVSLPRKDHKTPTSEQQLEIIGGTSALDLPGDYKDVSVAGAKGNMAGAEKCLQSSDISCSENKNYCYICGKPQSKISRHLKTHLTEVEVAEALSFPKRSKERKRLLEKIRNKGNYRHNSNVLEKGNGLLKVKRRPNKDCDSKQFVHCMYCKAMFGRKELWRHVRRCSSKPGSVSEHQGRTRVLGLAAMAESTSLQQISGGVWKLLSAMKQDDISSVVRNDFCILQLAQSFFNKHGNDPTKFEYIRQKLREIGRFLITLRSESSIYSLEEAIKPANFQHVIEAVKKVSGHDEEKNYYQRPSLALKLGHTLQKVCELIHCRGLMAEDEELIKSTETFRKLYTTKWSELISHRALSTMNEAKFNKPSTLPFTHDVQLLHKHLETTANAASENLKKTSSSQSYAELAKATLARVIIFNRRRAGEVSKMQLKSFQERENTLLHADVAVGLSKFEQKLCSHFSRVEIRGKRGRKVAVLLTPDMVDALTLLVNKRTECAVQDNCFLFARPKCQSHYRGQDCLRLYATQCGAQNPQHLRSTHLRKHVATLSQILNLKNNELDQVADFLGHDIRVHREYYRLPEATTQLAKISKLLLAMEKGCLPNFQGKSLDEIEIEDEINLTDGSDGTEPDSDTEDATLGTPRLNESQSIQPATEDNAGGSTDSISVGQVFTAAIKTSKKKSRTQWSKQEVTAVLKHFKDHITKGKLATMAECQQCKSAEDPVLAGRTVQNIRDFVRNRGITLKRKTMSN
- the LOC125725220 gene encoding uncharacterized protein LOC125725220 isoform X6, with the protein product MDTSSLSKEMEQNITDVGMTTNVQLFPEGQHADVLREETEEVATKLDFCKTGGHRSSFPNENVEKQPCKHEVIHANFSSMDKCSACFGPVAPLKWIGLRCKVCSKFWHKNCFAKFEKNDEEPLSWDIGFSSSDEEVSLSDEEYVPDSDSESCSSVELAAGYVNNVQNKCSSNEQNVKVATSECTKSQKTKLNQEGVSKGSQYLKAREVSCLNEDDLFCCLEELTSGESDNESDSSAEGTDLLSSTSQVKRLSEIKRSSKVDVLINRSDRVSLPRKDHKTPTSEQQLEIIGGTSALDLPGDYKDVSVAGAKGNMAGAEKCLQSSDISCSENKNYCYICGKPQSKISRHLKTHLTEVEVAEALSFPKRSKERKRLLEKIRNKGNYRHNSNVLEKGNGLLKVKRRPNKDCDSKQFVHCMYCKAMFGRKELWRHVRRCSSKPGSVSEHQGRTRVLGLAAMAESTSLQQISGGVWKLLSAMKQDDISSVVRNDFCILQLAQSFFNKHGNDPTKFEYIRQKLREIGRFLITLRSESSIYSLEEAIKPANFQHVIEAVKKVSGHDEEKNYYQRPSLALKLGHTLQKVCELIHCRGLMAEDEELIKSTETFRKLYTTKWSELISHRALSTMNEAKFNKPSTLPFTHDVQLLHKHLETTANAASENLKKTSSSQSYAELAKATLARVIIFNRRRAGEVSKMQLKSFQERENTLLHADVAVGLSKFEQKLCSHFSRVEIRGKRGRKVAVLLTPDMVDALTLLVNKRTECAVQDNCFLFARPKCQSHYRGQDCLRLYATQCGAQNPQHLRSTHLRKHVATLSQILNLKNNELDQVADFLGHDIRVHREYYRLPEATTQLAKISKLLLAMEKGCLPNFQGKSLDEIEIEDEINLTDGSDGTEPDSDTEDATLGTPRLNESQSIQPATEDNAGGSTDSISVGQVFTAAIKTSKKKSRTQWSKQEVTAVLKHFKDHITKGKLATMAECQQCKSAEDPVLAGRTVQNIRDFVRNRGITLKRKTMSN